The window GGTCTACATGATAACAAAACCAACTTTTTCATAATTTTTAAAACAGTGCTTCAATATAGAATTGCCGGAGGCGAAAATCAAGAGCAGTTCATATCTATTTCACCTGATAGCGCACCAGGCCGATGTTGGTTCCGAACCAGAGGGAAAGAGTTTTAGAATCTGAGGTCACTGTGTTTACCGGTATGCCGGCTGCCACATCGGGAAGCGGAAGCTTCGTCCAGCCGGTTCCGGTGAAGAAAGCTGCTCCTGTATCAGTCGCCACCCATAAGACATGGTTGAAATCTTCCGCGAATTCGTTGATGCCGTTGGAAGGCAGGCCTTTGGAAGTATTCCATAAAGTAACACTATTGCCTTGAAAAGAGGCAATGCCGTTGGCAGTACCTACCCACATAGTACCTGAGCTGTCCCGGTATATTGCCTGGACGGCAGCGCCGGGCGGGGTGTTTTCAAGAGAAGACCAGTGTGCGCCATCGAAAACATTCACTCCATAAAAGGTCCCTACCCAGATTTTACCCCCGGCGTCACTGGCGGCCGATGTGACATTATTGGCGGAAAGGCCGTTCGTTATGGAAAAAGAGCTCCAGCTTCCGGCGGAAGTCATCCGGCTTACTCCTCCCCTGGTCCCGAACCAAAGGGAATTATCCGTCATGACGGCGATCGTGTTGATGAATGTATTAGCCAGAACGCTCATATCCGGCAGAGAATCCCAGGCGGAATCGGCAAACGTTGATACTCCGGATATCGTTCCCGCCCAGACTGTTCCACGGTTAATTGCCAGCGAGGTGACCCGGGTATTGGGAATGTCGCTTGCCGCGCCGTATGTGGTGAAACTGGAATCCCTGAATGAATAGAAAGAGATCCCTCCCCAGGTTGCTATCCAGAGGCCGTTGCGGGAGTAATCTACAGCAAGATCGTTTATGTAGCTGTTTGCCAGCCCGTCAGTGTCGTAGAAAACGGTAAAGAGAGCATGCGGACCGCTCGGTGTGTTATCGATAGGGCCTGAGCCGCATCCGTACAGCCCCGCCGCTGTCATGAAAAGCGCGGCGGTCAATCCTTTTTTCAGCCAGGCACTCATAATGCTTCCTTTCTCACTGCGTTCAGAAGAGCATGCCATGTTTGGCAAGAAGCTTGCGCAAGGTATTTCGAGAGACGCCGAGCCTTCTGGCGGCTTCGCTCTGGTTGTCTCCCACCCTGAGCATCAGTTTCGAAAGCAGAGGTTTTTCAATAATGGAATAGGCTTTTTCGAGGAGATCGGCGGTTTTGCTTTCCATCAGTCCTTCGGTCACCTGGTCAAGGGTATCCATGCCATGAATTGCGGGAAATTCAAGGGAAAGGATTTCATCTTCATAAAGCCTGTCCGACTGGAGAACCACCATGCGATGGATTCTGTTTTCCATCTCTCGCACATTCCCCGGCCAGTCTTTTTCCTCCAGAGCATGGATAAGCTCCGGTGTGAGCTTAAAATGCAGCCCGTACTTTGCGTTAAAACGGTCGACAAAATACCGGGCGAGATCGGGAATGTCTTCCTTTCTCTCCCGCAGCGGCGGTATAATGATAGGTACTACTATCAGCCGGTAATAAAGATCCTCACGGAAGAGCCCCCGCGCGGTCAAATCCTTTAGATCGGCGTTCGTTGCCGCGATCACCCGGACATCCACATGGATGGTTTGCGAAGAACCGACGCGCTCAAAGTCGTTCCGCTGGAGAAAGGTCAGGAGCTTGGCCTGCAGGTCGAGGCGCATTGCTCCGATTTCATCCAGGAAAAGTGTGCCGCCCCGGGCAAGCTCGCACTTCCCTATACGGATGCCGGTCGCGCCGGTAAACGCCCCTTTTTCATGACCGAAAAGCTCGCTTTCGAGAAGCTCGCCGGGGATGGAAGCGCAGTTTACAGTAATAAAGGGGCCGTTACGGCGTGCGGAATGATGGTGGATCGCCCGGGCGAACAAATCCTTGCCTGTGCCAGTTTCCCCGGTGATAAGCACAGAGGTTGAGGTGGACGCCACCCTTCCGAGCAGCTTGTAGAGTTCCCGCATGACCGGTGAGCTGCCGACAATCCTTTCGGAATCCTGGATTTCAGAAGGCTTGGCAGGATCCCCACGGTCGAGGTATTTTTCAATGGCGCGCTTTGCCAGATGAATCACTTCATCGATATCGAACGGTTTCACCACATGATCGAACGCGCCAAACTTCATGGCTTCTACCGTGTTTTCCATGCTCGAATGGGCGGTGATGACAATGGTCTCCGGAGGATCGGACAGCTCACGAATATGTTGGAGGGCAGTGATACCGTCCATTACCGGCATCTTGACATCCATGACCACCAGGGCGTACGGCGTTTGTGAGATCATGTCGAGCGCGGTTTTGCCGTCTCCCGCCAAATCCACGATATATCCCTCGTCGGTCAGCGCTTTCTCGATCACCCAGCGTACGGCCCGATCGTTATCAACTACCAGAACTCGTTTGCTGCGTTCCAATCCCCAACTCCCTGAGCATAGTCTTCGCCCGCTCAATTCTATCCTTTTGATGTCTGGCTGCCGGCGTTCTTTCGCCCAAACGGACAATTCTCTCGCAGTATTCGCGGCAGCGGTCGGTTTTCCCCAGAGATTTGGAAAGCACCGCCAGCTTCCACCAGCACCGGAGCTGACCGGAGCCGTCATCGGCGGCATCACGGGAATAGCTTTCCGCAATCCCGGAGAACACCCTGACCGCCTCCGGGTACTTTTCCATTTTTTTATACGCTTCTCCGAGCTGCCAGGCAAAAAGCCTGCAGGAAGGATAGGCGGCAGTCATTTTCTCACCAAGTTCTATCGCAGCCGATGGATTATAAGACACCAGCATCTGCAGGAGCATCGTTGCGGAAAGCGGGCCGGTGAGTTTTCCCTTTTCTGCGGCTTTACGGACTTCCTCTATTCCACGTTTGCGGTCGTCGCCGACAAAAGGCAGCCAGGAGACCCTGCGCATCGCCGCGCTTTTCCAGAACCGGTAGCATCCTGTCATAAAACATGCATCGTAAAAGCTGTTATCCATGGTAAGAATCCATTCCATACCCTTTGCTCCGGACCGTCCCGTTTTAATACCGCTGACCAGGCGGCCGGAAGCAGCCGCCTTCGCCCCTTTCAAACTTTGCGCCGCATACAGGAAGTAATGCGCCCAAAGATCTTTCGGATCGGCTTTCAGCAGGGCGTTGGAAAATATTTCTGCCTTATCAAGAAGCGAGAGGAATTCCCTGTCCCGCGAATGATCTTCATAGTCCGAGGCCCAGTACTGCAGTAAGGCGGCTTTCAGGATATATCCGGCCGGTTCCGCGGAATGATTTTGAATCAGAGCATCCAATATCTTTTCGGCATCGCCATAGCGGCCTTCGAGGATACATTGCTCGGACTGACGGAATTCTTTTCCCGGTACCAGAGCAGCCTGCAACTTTATCGGCAGTGTAAAGAATACACCGGCCATGAACAACGGGATGGCAAGGTGATACAACACCTTTCGCATCCGGGAAATCGGTTTACATTGCATGGGTGGGACTCTTTTGAGTGTTTAGATCCTGAAACTAGTTCGGGATGACACGCGTCATGCCGAACTTGTTGCCGTTTTTCGGGAACGATGAAACCGTTTCGGCATCTTTTTTGAAAAGAAACGAAAGAAAAAAAATCGTCTGTGTAAATATTGCCATATTCCCGCGCTAGTGCAACGCCAATCTATCAAAAACGGTGGCAGAGGATTCATGCTACAGCTCGAAAACCGGTGTGGCTTCCTGCTGGAGAGCCACCAGGAGGGAACGGAGACGGCAGTCGTAGCGCTCGAACAAATCGATGACTTCCCTTTCGGCTATATCGGCGCGGTTGTTTTCTTCGGATAGGTGAGCAAGAACCGCCTGCAACGGTTCCTCCCGGCACAGATTAAACAGGAGTTCTGCAGCATTACGGTTGGAGAGATGACCGGTTCTGCTGAGAATACGCTGCTTCAGCTCCCAGGGATAGGACCCCTTTTTCAGCATCTCCACATCATGATTCGATTCTACGACCACCAGATGGGAACCGCGCAGGCGCTGTTCCACCAGGGTGGAAACATACCCCAGGTCAGTGGCGACCGACACTTTGGTATTTCCGGAGGAAATGCAGTACTGCACCGGGTCACGGGCGTCATGTGAGACGCTGAATGGATGGAACTCGAGCGCGCCGATTTTGAAGCTCCTCCCGCTTTCGATGGGGATGAGGGATTCCTCCCCGGTGAAGATATTCTTTCTTCCGGAAAGGGTTCCGGGTGTGGCGTACACCGGAATGCCGAGCTTCCGGGCGGTTATTCCGGCGCCCCGGATGTGGTCTTCGTGTTCATGAGTAAGCAGGATTCCCCGGATGCGCCCTTCATCGAGACCGCGCGAAGCCAGCCTGCTCATGACCTCGATATGGGAGAATCCCTGGTCGATGATGACTGCGGCGCCGTGGCTTTCCATATACAGGCAGTTGCCTTTCGAGCCGCTGCCCAGAAGACAGATTTTCACTCTATCGCTCCCTGTACCGATTAATGGCAGCCCGGAGATTCAGAAGACTCTTACGGGCGGCTTCGGCGTAATCATCTCCGCTGGAAGCATACAGTATCTCCCGTGAACTGTTGATAATGGTAAATCCAGGCCGGTAACCGGCGCTTGAAATCACCGGTTCGATTTCTCCTCCCTGGGCGCCGATTCCGGGGATAAGGATGGGCAGGCCGGAAGCGATTTCACGAATCCGCCGGAGCTGTTCAGGGCGCGTTGCGCCGACAACCAGTCCAACTTCGCCCTCTTTCGCCCATTCCACTGCGGCGCGCGCAACCCGTTCGTAGAGCGGCCCGTCGCCGGTATCCAAGGTCTGAAAATCGCCGGCGGAAGGATTGGAAGTCAAACAGAGCACAAAAACGCATTTCCCATCGCGGAGAAACGGTTTCACCGCATCGAATCCCATGTAAGGGTTCACAGTCACCGCATTGGCGCCCATAACGTCGTAGGCGGCCTCTGCATACTTCATGGCCGTGTTGCCTATGTCTCCCCGCTTGACATCGAGAATTACGGGAATATCGGAGGGAACAGCCCTGCAGGTTTCTGCAAGAATTTCCATCCCACAGCTTCCCAGCGCCTCGTAAAAAGCCGAATTCGGTTTATAGGCGCAAGCAAGACCGGATGTGGCCGAGATGATTTCCCGATTGAAAGAAAGGACATCTCCCGCGGAGGTGAGACC of the Candidatus Latescibacter sp. genome contains:
- a CDS encoding two-component regulator propeller domain-containing protein; protein product: MSAWLKKGLTAALFMTAAGLYGCGSGPIDNTPSGPHALFTVFYDTDGLANSYINDLAVDYSRNGLWIATWGGISFYSFRDSSFTTYGAASDIPNTRVTSLAINRGTVWAGTISGVSTFADSAWDSLPDMSVLANTFINTIAVMTDNSLWFGTRGGVSRMTSAGSWSSFSITNGLSANNVTSAASDAGGKIWVGTFYGVNVFDGAHWSSLENTPPGAAVQAIYRDSSGTMWVGTANGIASFQGNSVTLWNTSKGLPSNGINEFAEDFNHVLWVATDTGAAFFTGTGWTKLPLPDVAAGIPVNTVTSDSKTLSLWFGTNIGLVRYQVK
- a CDS encoding sigma-54 dependent transcriptional regulator; the protein is MERSKRVLVVDNDRAVRWVIEKALTDEGYIVDLAGDGKTALDMISQTPYALVVMDVKMPVMDGITALQHIRELSDPPETIVITAHSSMENTVEAMKFGAFDHVVKPFDIDEVIHLAKRAIEKYLDRGDPAKPSEIQDSERIVGSSPVMRELYKLLGRVASTSTSVLITGETGTGKDLFARAIHHHSARRNGPFITVNCASIPGELLESELFGHEKGAFTGATGIRIGKCELARGGTLFLDEIGAMRLDLQAKLLTFLQRNDFERVGSSQTIHVDVRVIAATNADLKDLTARGLFREDLYYRLIVVPIIIPPLRERKEDIPDLARYFVDRFNAKYGLHFKLTPELIHALEEKDWPGNVREMENRIHRMVVLQSDRLYEDEILSLEFPAIHGMDTLDQVTEGLMESKTADLLEKAYSIIEKPLLSKLMLRVGDNQSEAARRLGVSRNTLRKLLAKHGMLF
- a CDS encoding MBL fold metallo-hydrolase codes for the protein MKICLLGSGSKGNCLYMESHGAAVIIDQGFSHIEVMSRLASRGLDEGRIRGILLTHEHEDHIRGAGITARKLGIPVYATPGTLSGRKNIFTGEESLIPIESGRSFKIGALEFHPFSVSHDARDPVQYCISSGNTKVSVATDLGYVSTLVEQRLRGSHLVVVESNHDVEMLKKGSYPWELKQRILSRTGHLSNRNAAELLFNLCREEPLQAVLAHLSEENNRADIAEREVIDLFERYDCRLRSLLVALQQEATPVFEL
- the pyrF gene encoding orotidine-5'-phosphate decarboxylase; its protein translation is MGCVERLRHAAEVSESLVCVGLDTDPDKLPAGLTSAGDVLSFNREIISATSGLACAYKPNSAFYEALGSCGMEILAETCRAVPSDIPVILDVKRGDIGNTAMKYAEAAYDVMGANAVTVNPYMGFDAVKPFLRDGKCVFVLCLTSNPSAGDFQTLDTGDGPLYERVARAAVEWAKEGEVGLVVGATRPEQLRRIREIASGLPILIPGIGAQGGEIEPVISSAGYRPGFTIINSSREILYASSGDDYAEAARKSLLNLRAAINRYRER